In Mesorhizobium sp. 113-3-3, a genomic segment contains:
- a CDS encoding sarcosine oxidase subunit gamma, giving the protein MAKAAAKKTAAAASPSVDRRPALAGRATSATGVKVEVLPPAERISLRAPEASVAALSKALGLTLPKKPKTSASKGGRTALWLGPDEWLVIDEVGNDPLADSAGVTALHSAVGISHRNIAISVAGPAAEATVNSGCPQDLSLDAFPVGAASRTILGKAEIVLLRTAADTFRVECWRSFSDYVFTFLSEGARDAAG; this is encoded by the coding sequence ATGGCTAAGGCTGCTGCAAAGAAGACGGCTGCGGCCGCATCGCCCTCGGTCGACCGCCGCCCGGCGCTGGCCGGCCGCGCCACATCGGCGACCGGCGTGAAGGTTGAAGTGCTGCCGCCGGCCGAGCGCATCTCGCTGCGCGCCCCGGAAGCCTCGGTCGCGGCGCTGTCGAAAGCGCTTGGCCTGACCTTGCCGAAGAAGCCGAAGACGTCCGCGTCGAAGGGCGGGCGCACCGCTCTGTGGCTCGGCCCCGACGAGTGGCTTGTCATCGACGAGGTAGGCAACGATCCGCTTGCCGATAGCGCAGGGGTCACCGCGCTGCATTCGGCGGTCGGCATTTCACACCGTAACATCGCGATCTCCGTCGCCGGTCCGGCGGCCGAAGCCACGGTCAATTCGGGCTGCCCGCAGGACCTGTCACTCGATGCCTTCCCGGTGGGCGCCGCTTCGCGCACCATCCTCGGCAAGGCCGAGATCGTGCTGTTGCGCACGGCCGCCGACACGTTCCGGGTCGAATGCTGGCGTTCCTTCTCGGACTATGTCTTTACTTTCCTGTCCGAGGGAGCCCGCGACGCGGCCGGCTGA
- a CDS encoding ThuA domain-containing protein → MPIKAVVWGENVHEQTNAAVRDLYPLTMHGTIAAALNQDKGIEATTTTLQEPEHGLSEKRLAATDVLLWWGHAAHGEVKDEIVERVQKRVWEGMGLIVLHSGHYSKIFKRLMGTPCSLKWREAGERERVWAINRGHPIAQGIGECLEIGETEMYGEPFAVPEPMETVFVSWYEGGEVFRSGLTYQRGAGRIFYFSPGHETYPIYHNEGVQQVLRNAVHWAHNPAPAWSGITNAPNVPTDKAKEKIVQKGLRLHADGDKGLS, encoded by the coding sequence ATGCCGATAAAAGCTGTTGTCTGGGGCGAGAACGTCCATGAACAGACCAATGCCGCCGTGCGCGACCTCTATCCCTTGACCATGCATGGCACGATCGCGGCCGCGCTCAACCAGGACAAGGGCATCGAGGCGACCACCACCACCTTGCAGGAGCCCGAGCACGGCCTGAGCGAGAAGCGCCTGGCCGCCACCGACGTGCTTTTGTGGTGGGGTCACGCCGCGCATGGCGAGGTCAAGGACGAGATCGTCGAGCGGGTGCAGAAGCGGGTCTGGGAAGGAATGGGGCTGATCGTGCTGCATTCCGGCCACTACTCGAAGATCTTCAAGCGGCTGATGGGCACGCCCTGTTCGCTGAAATGGCGCGAGGCGGGCGAGCGCGAGCGCGTCTGGGCGATCAACCGTGGCCACCCGATCGCGCAAGGCATCGGCGAATGCCTGGAGATCGGCGAGACGGAGATGTATGGCGAGCCGTTCGCGGTGCCGGAGCCGATGGAGACGGTGTTTGTCTCCTGGTATGAGGGCGGCGAGGTGTTCCGCTCGGGGCTGACCTACCAGCGCGGCGCGGGCCGCATCTTCTATTTCTCGCCCGGCCACGAAACCTATCCGATCTATCACAATGAAGGCGTGCAGCAGGTGCTGCGCAATGCCGTGCACTGGGCGCACAACCCGGCGCCCGCATGGTCGGGCATCACCAATGCGCCGAACGTGCCGACGGACAAGGCCAAGGAGAAGATCGTGCAGAAGGGCCTGCGGCTGCATGCCGACGGCGACAAGGGGTTGAGTTGA
- a CDS encoding Gfo/Idh/MocA family protein, giving the protein MHRLLLLGTGWIAGHHIEEFAKVPGCSIVACVDQLPGRAAAFAAANEIGASFESLEAAIAWGDFDAAINATPDGVHKATTLALLAAGKHVFCEKPLAPNHADALAMTEAAEAAGLVNMVNLTYRNSPAIQEARRLVLAGAIGELRHVEASYKQSWLVSKSWGDWRVEDKWLWRLSSRHGSTGVLGDVGIHILDFATYGAAQDIVSLHADLVTFPKAEGDRIGDYVLDANDSVAMTARLASGALGTIMASRYTTGHGNDLSLTLHGTKGALKVETDGKAARLSACLGEDVDVQLWRELGLPDVKRNARRFVDALDAGQNGDPSFRRAADMQKLIDAAFESSAARLPVTLG; this is encoded by the coding sequence ATGCATCGCCTGCTCCTGCTCGGCACCGGCTGGATCGCCGGACATCATATCGAAGAGTTCGCAAAGGTCCCCGGCTGCAGTATCGTCGCCTGTGTCGATCAACTGCCCGGCCGCGCGGCGGCGTTTGCTGCTGCCAACGAAATCGGTGCTTCTTTCGAGAGCCTTGAAGCGGCGATCGCCTGGGGCGATTTCGACGCCGCCATCAATGCGACCCCGGACGGCGTGCACAAGGCGACGACGCTGGCGCTGCTTGCCGCAGGAAAACATGTCTTTTGCGAAAAGCCGCTGGCGCCGAACCATGCCGATGCGCTTGCCATGACCGAAGCGGCCGAGGCCGCCGGCCTCGTCAACATGGTCAATCTCACCTACCGCAATTCACCGGCGATCCAGGAGGCACGGCGTCTGGTGCTGGCGGGCGCGATCGGCGAATTGCGCCATGTCGAGGCGAGCTACAAGCAGAGCTGGCTGGTCAGCAAGTCCTGGGGTGACTGGCGCGTCGAGGACAAATGGCTGTGGCGCCTGTCGAGCCGGCACGGGTCGACCGGCGTGCTGGGCGATGTCGGCATCCACATCCTGGATTTCGCCACCTATGGCGCGGCCCAGGACATTGTCAGCCTGCATGCCGATCTGGTGACGTTTCCGAAGGCCGAGGGCGACCGGATCGGCGACTATGTGCTCGACGCCAATGACAGTGTGGCAATGACGGCGCGGCTTGCTTCTGGCGCGCTGGGGACGATCATGGCGAGCCGCTACACGACCGGCCATGGCAATGACCTGTCGCTGACGCTGCATGGCACCAAGGGAGCGCTCAAGGTCGAGACCGACGGCAAGGCGGCGCGGCTGTCGGCGTGCCTGGGCGAAGACGTGGATGTCCAGCTCTGGCGAGAGCTGGGCCTGCCGGACGTCAAGCGCAATGCCCGGCGTTTTGTCGACGCGCTGGATGCCGGGCAGAACGGCGATCCGTCCTTCCGGCGCGCCGCCGACATGCAGAAGCTGATCGACGCCGCCTTCGAGAGTTCGGCGGCCAGGCTGCCGGTTACGCTCGGCTGA
- a CDS encoding DUF680 domain-containing protein, with protein sequence MKKTLLTLAAVLALSGSAFAANTTHPVKHLPAATCVDTKTNVKLDCASTGSVEKKSATENTAEGKGPRLGISINPWIVPSAF encoded by the coding sequence ATGAAAAAGACCCTCCTCACCCTCGCCGCCGTTCTGGCCCTTTCCGGCTCGGCCTTCGCCGCCAACACCACCCACCCGGTCAAGCACCTGCCGGCCGCGACCTGCGTCGACACCAAGACCAATGTGAAGCTGGATTGCGCCTCGACCGGCTCGGTCGAGAAGAAGAGCGCCACGGAAAACACCGCTGAAGGCAAGGGCCCGCGCCTCGGCATCAGCATCAATCCCTGGATCGTGCCGAGCGCGTTCTAA
- a CDS encoding TetR/AcrR family transcriptional regulator: protein MPLSVQKRREKQKAELRSELVAAAHKLVQEEGYEGLTIRKLAKRVGYAPMSVYSYFADKQDILFALAEDAFETLARRIEEHPSDDPIEALQAVMTEYAAFGLGNPNEYRTVFMTEKTRPPEGRSFQEMHEANPAMKALITRVEACVAAGKLQGDPRAIATMLWAVGHGTISLLITFPFYPFGDPHAFVKRMCDFQLAALSTQNVPPLTDTPVNC, encoded by the coding sequence TTGCCGCTGAGCGTCCAGAAACGCCGCGAAAAACAGAAGGCCGAACTGCGTTCCGAGCTGGTCGCGGCCGCGCACAAGCTCGTCCAGGAAGAAGGCTATGAGGGCCTGACCATCCGCAAACTGGCCAAGCGGGTCGGCTATGCGCCGATGTCGGTCTATTCCTACTTCGCCGACAAACAGGACATCCTTTTCGCGCTGGCCGAAGACGCCTTCGAAACGCTTGCCCGCCGCATCGAGGAGCATCCGTCCGACGATCCGATCGAGGCCTTGCAGGCCGTGATGACCGAATATGCCGCCTTCGGCCTCGGCAATCCCAATGAGTACCGCACCGTTTTCATGACCGAAAAGACGCGGCCGCCGGAAGGTCGCAGTTTTCAAGAAATGCACGAGGCCAACCCGGCGATGAAGGCACTGATCACGCGGGTCGAAGCCTGCGTCGCCGCCGGAAAACTGCAAGGCGATCCGCGCGCCATCGCCACGATGCTGTGGGCGGTCGGCCACGGCACGATCTCGCTGCTGATCACCTTTCCCTTCTACCCCTTCGGCGACCCGCATGCTTTCGTGAAACGCATGTGCGATTTCCAACTGGCCGCACTCAGCACGCAGAATGTGCCGCCATTGACCGACACACCGGTCAACTGCTGA
- a CDS encoding SDR family NAD(P)-dependent oxidoreductase gives MGRFDGATVLITGAAGGLGRGAAKGFAAEGARLVLSDIDEKALADLAETLPAETAILAGNVADEQLSEDLVRLAVERFGRLDVAVNNAGIVQSFVRLPQVPSDEARRVLEIDLLGVFYAMKHQIPQMERQFKAAARGGAIVNIASVAGLVGAPKLSVYAAAKHGVVGLTKSAAAEYATKGVRINAVCPAHTRTAMVDSFVRASGAPEAEALTELTRGVPMKRVAEVDEIIAAVLFAADPANSFMTGHALAIDGGVGAI, from the coding sequence ATGGGCCGCTTTGACGGAGCAACGGTGCTGATCACGGGTGCCGCCGGCGGCCTCGGCCGTGGCGCCGCGAAAGGCTTTGCCGCCGAGGGCGCGCGGCTGGTCCTATCGGACATCGACGAAAAGGCGCTCGCCGATCTTGCTGAAACCTTGCCCGCCGAAACGGCGATCCTCGCCGGCAACGTGGCGGACGAGCAACTGTCCGAGGATCTGGTCAGGCTGGCGGTCGAAAGATTCGGCCGGCTGGATGTCGCCGTCAACAATGCCGGCATCGTCCAGAGTTTCGTGCGCCTGCCGCAGGTTCCGTCGGATGAGGCCCGCCGCGTGCTGGAGATCGACCTGCTTGGCGTCTTCTACGCCATGAAGCACCAGATCCCGCAGATGGAGCGGCAGTTCAAGGCTGCGGCCAGGGGCGGCGCCATCGTCAACATCGCCTCGGTTGCCGGACTGGTCGGGGCGCCGAAACTTTCGGTCTATGCCGCCGCCAAGCATGGCGTCGTCGGGCTGACCAAATCGGCGGCCGCCGAATATGCAACCAAGGGTGTGCGCATCAACGCCGTCTGCCCGGCCCACACCAGGACGGCAATGGTGGACAGCTTCGTGCGCGCCTCCGGTGCGCCGGAGGCGGAGGCGTTGACCGAACTGACACGCGGCGTGCCTATGAAACGCGTGGCGGAAGTCGACGAAATCATCGCCGCCGTCCTGTTTGCCGCCGACCCGGCCAACTCCTTCATGACCGGTCATGCGCTGGCCATAGACGGCGGCGTCGGAGCGATCTGA
- a CDS encoding phosphotransferase has protein sequence MNDPNALDQAALAPYLEAEIPGFSGLVSIEKFKSGQSNPTYLITAASGRYVLRAKPPGQLLKSAHQVDREFRVMKALAGTAVPVPKMLHLSAEDSPIGRMFYVMDFLDGRIFWDPVLPEARDNAERAAIYDAMNGTLAALHDVDVDAVGLGDFGRPGSYFERQLARWTSQYRASETGTIADMDQLIAWLETHMPADDGLISLVHGDYRLDNLIFAPDQPRVIAVLDWELSTSGHPFADIAYQCMQWRLPHASGFRGLGGIDRAALGLPSEEDYVAAYCRRRGLTGIGNWTFFLAFSFFRLAAICQGVYKRALDGNASNPEKARTYGEAVKLLSHLAARLIEKQN, from the coding sequence ATGAACGACCCCAACGCGCTCGACCAGGCAGCGCTCGCGCCTTACCTCGAGGCGGAAATCCCCGGCTTTTCCGGGCTTGTTTCGATAGAAAAATTCAAATCCGGCCAGTCCAACCCGACCTATCTCATCACCGCGGCCAGCGGCCGTTACGTGCTGCGCGCCAAGCCGCCGGGGCAATTGCTGAAATCGGCGCATCAGGTCGATCGCGAATTCCGCGTGATGAAGGCGCTTGCCGGCACCGCCGTGCCGGTCCCCAAAATGCTGCATCTGTCGGCGGAGGACTCGCCGATCGGCCGCATGTTCTACGTAATGGATTTCCTCGACGGCCGCATCTTCTGGGATCCGGTTCTGCCCGAGGCACGCGACAATGCCGAGCGCGCCGCCATCTATGACGCCATGAACGGCACGCTCGCGGCGCTGCACGATGTCGATGTCGACGCCGTGGGTCTCGGCGATTTCGGTCGGCCGGGCAGTTATTTCGAACGGCAGCTGGCGCGCTGGACCAGCCAGTACCGCGCCTCGGAAACCGGCACCATTGCCGACATGGATCAACTGATCGCCTGGCTGGAAACGCACATGCCGGCCGATGACGGCCTGATATCGCTGGTGCATGGCGACTACCGGCTGGACAATCTGATCTTCGCGCCGGACCAGCCAAGGGTCATCGCGGTGCTCGACTGGGAGTTGTCGACATCAGGCCACCCCTTTGCCGACATCGCCTACCAATGCATGCAATGGCGCCTGCCGCATGCCTCGGGCTTTCGCGGCCTGGGCGGCATCGACCGCGCCGCGCTCGGCCTGCCCTCGGAAGAAGACTATGTCGCCGCCTATTGCCGGCGGCGCGGACTCACCGGCATCGGCAACTGGACCTTCTTCCTTGCCTTCTCCTTCTTCCGCCTGGCGGCGATCTGTCAGGGTGTCTACAAGCGCGCGCTGGACGGCAATGCCTCCAATCCCGAGAAGGCCAGGACCTATGGCGAGGCGGTGAAGCTGCTTTCGCATCTCGCCGCCAGACTGATCGAAAAGCAGAATTGA
- a CDS encoding MaoC family dehydratase, producing the protein MSVEPISLDVLLASVGKEVGVSPWRVVTQRMIDQFADATDDHQFIHCDPERAKRETPFGGTIAHGFLSLSLLSAMTFETMPPLENGKMGVNHGFDSLRFLAPVKTGARIRTRFVLADVKVRPSGWVQTAHDVTIEIEGSKKPALTARWLTLTLIERQPETA; encoded by the coding sequence ATGAGCGTGGAACCGATCAGTCTCGATGTGCTTCTGGCCAGTGTCGGCAAGGAAGTTGGCGTGTCGCCGTGGCGGGTGGTGACGCAGCGCATGATCGACCAGTTCGCCGACGCCACCGACGACCACCAGTTCATCCACTGCGACCCCGAGCGGGCCAAGCGCGAGACGCCGTTCGGCGGCACCATCGCGCATGGCTTCCTGTCGCTGTCGCTGCTCTCGGCAATGACGTTCGAGACCATGCCGCCGCTGGAAAACGGCAAGATGGGCGTCAACCACGGCTTCGATTCGCTGCGTTTCCTGGCGCCGGTGAAGACCGGCGCGCGCATCCGCACTCGTTTCGTGCTGGCCGACGTCAAGGTGAGACCATCGGGCTGGGTGCAGACGGCGCACGACGTGACGATCGAGATCGAGGGCTCGAAGAAACCGGCGCTGACCGCCCGCTGGCTGACGCTGACGCTGATCGAACGCCAGCCCGAGACCGCATGA
- a CDS encoding SDR family oxidoreductase codes for MAYLDELFSVAGKTALVTGAATGIGRMAATALVKAGASVMIASRKGEDCVKVANELNAFGAPGRAEGFAGDVSSEAGIAALVAEVKARTGKLDILINNAGVSWGAPLESFPYSAWAKVLGVNVTAVFHLTRELLPLLEAAASDADPARVINLGSVMGTQPLADDAYSYTASKAAVHHLTRTLALEFAARRITVNAFAPGPFQSRMTAFATGTDEQARHVGGHVPIGRIGAPDDIAGATLYLCSRAGSYVTGAILPIDGGQSVQHGLTLFKE; via the coding sequence ATGGCCTATCTGGACGAGCTGTTTTCGGTGGCCGGCAAGACCGCGCTGGTGACGGGCGCGGCGACCGGCATCGGCCGCATGGCGGCGACAGCGCTGGTCAAGGCCGGCGCCAGCGTCATGATCGCGTCGCGCAAGGGCGAGGACTGCGTCAAGGTCGCCAATGAATTGAACGCGTTCGGCGCCCCGGGCCGCGCCGAGGGCTTCGCCGGCGACGTCTCCAGCGAGGCTGGCATCGCCGCACTCGTCGCCGAGGTCAAGGCGCGGACCGGCAAACTCGATATCCTGATCAACAATGCCGGCGTTTCCTGGGGCGCGCCGCTCGAGAGTTTTCCCTATTCGGCATGGGCCAAGGTGCTTGGCGTCAATGTCACCGCCGTCTTCCACCTGACCCGCGAATTGCTGCCGCTGCTCGAAGCCGCCGCCAGCGACGCCGATCCGGCCCGGGTGATCAATCTGGGTTCGGTGATGGGCACGCAGCCGCTGGCCGACGACGCCTATTCCTACACCGCGTCCAAGGCCGCGGTTCACCATCTGACCCGCACGCTCGCGCTCGAATTCGCGGCCCGCCGCATCACCGTCAACGCCTTTGCCCCCGGCCCTTTCCAGAGCCGCATGACGGCCTTTGCCACCGGTACGGATGAGCAGGCCAGGCATGTCGGCGGCCATGTTCCGATCGGCCGTATCGGCGCACCGGATGACATTGCCGGCGCAACGCTCTATTTGTGCAGCCGTGCGGGCAGCTATGTCACCGGCGCCATCCTGCCGATCGACGGCGGGCAGTCGGTGCAGCATGGATTGACCTTATTCAAGGAATGA
- a CDS encoding acyl-CoA dehydrogenase family protein, with product MTEMNLGMTERLKPIHARVAAMVRDEIMPLDKEFLGEVGKAGDRWIYTARQTEILEGLKKTARERGLWNFWLTGSERGYGLSTVEYAYLAEEMGKAHLGAETFNCSAPDTGNMEVLERYGSADHKKAWLEPLLDGKIRSAYLMTEPDVASSDATNIAMRCERQGDDYVLNGEKWWASGAGDPRCAIYIVMVRTGGDDEPQHRRHSMILVPADTKGATKVRAMQVYGDDDAPHGHMHLRFDNVRVPATNLILGEGRGFEIAQGRLGPGRIHHCMRAIGQAEMALEMLCQRSVRREAFGQKLAKLGANFDIIAECRMEIEMARLLCLKAAWMIDQGDARAAAPWISQIKVIAPRVALRITDEAVQMFGAQGISQDTPLARSWTHLRTLRLADGPDAVHRRQVARTELKKYTQEKL from the coding sequence ATGACGGAGATGAATCTCGGCATGACCGAGCGGCTGAAGCCGATCCACGCGCGCGTCGCGGCCATGGTGCGCGACGAGATCATGCCGCTCGACAAGGAATTCTTGGGCGAGGTGGGCAAGGCGGGCGACCGCTGGATCTACACGGCGCGGCAAACCGAGATCCTCGAAGGGTTGAAGAAGACGGCACGAGAGCGCGGCCTGTGGAACTTCTGGCTGACCGGCTCGGAACGCGGCTATGGCCTCTCCACCGTCGAATATGCCTATCTCGCCGAAGAGATGGGCAAGGCGCATCTCGGCGCCGAAACCTTCAATTGCTCGGCGCCCGACACCGGCAATATGGAGGTGCTGGAGCGCTACGGCTCGGCCGACCACAAGAAGGCGTGGCTGGAGCCGCTTCTAGATGGAAAAATCCGCTCGGCCTATCTGATGACCGAGCCTGATGTCGCCTCGTCCGACGCCACCAACATTGCGATGCGCTGCGAGCGGCAGGGCGACGACTATGTGCTCAACGGCGAGAAATGGTGGGCCTCTGGCGCTGGCGACCCGCGCTGCGCCATCTACATCGTCATGGTGCGGACCGGCGGCGACGACGAGCCGCAGCACCGCCGCCATTCGATGATCCTGGTGCCCGCGGACACCAAGGGCGCGACCAAGGTCCGCGCCATGCAGGTCTATGGCGACGATGACGCGCCGCATGGCCATATGCACCTGCGCTTCGACAATGTCAGGGTCCCGGCAACAAACCTGATCCTCGGCGAGGGCAGGGGCTTCGAGATCGCGCAAGGGCGGCTCGGCCCCGGCCGCATCCATCACTGCATGCGCGCCATCGGCCAGGCCGAGATGGCGCTGGAGATGCTGTGCCAGCGTTCGGTGCGCCGCGAGGCCTTCGGCCAGAAGCTGGCGAAACTCGGCGCCAATTTCGACATCATCGCCGAATGCCGCATGGAGATCGAGATGGCGCGGCTGCTCTGCCTCAAGGCGGCCTGGATGATCGACCAGGGCGATGCGCGCGCCGCTGCCCCCTGGATCAGCCAGATCAAGGTCATCGCGCCGCGTGTCGCGCTGAGGATCACCGACGAGGCGGTGCAGATGTTCGGCGCGCAAGGCATCAGCCAGGACACGCCGCTGGCGCGGTCGTGGACGCATCTGAGGACATTGCGCCTCGCCGATGGGCCCGACGCCGTGCATCGCCGGCAGGTGGCGCGGACGGAGCTGAAGAAGTACACGCAGGAGAAGCTCTGA
- a CDS encoding zinc-binding dehydrogenase, whose protein sequence is MTIPSEMKALLLVGDGYTKTPSGSALEAMEPYLVPGIIAVPAPGPSQVLIKVSLASINPSDVAFIKGQYGQPRVKGRPAGFEGVGTIVAGGDEPYAKSLVGKRVAFATGLSNWGSWAEYAVAEAAACIPLLDTVRDEDGAAMIVNPITAIAMFDIVKQEGEKAFIMTAGASQLGKLIIGLAKEEGFRPIVTVRRDEQIAPLKEIGAAHVLNEKAPDFEATLREVMKAEQPRIFLDAVTGPLASAIFSAMPKRARWIIYGKLDPDATIIREPGQLIFQHKHIEGFWLSEWMRQFKDRRGPAILEAQRRFSDGRWSTDVTAVVPLAEAIARVPAELAKPNGKVFIRP, encoded by the coding sequence ATGACCATTCCCTCCGAAATGAAGGCGTTGCTCCTGGTCGGCGACGGCTACACCAAGACGCCGAGCGGCAGTGCGCTAGAGGCGATGGAGCCGTATCTCGTGCCGGGCATCATCGCGGTGCCGGCGCCCGGACCGAGCCAGGTGCTGATCAAGGTCAGCCTGGCTTCGATCAACCCCTCCGATGTCGCCTTCATCAAGGGCCAGTACGGCCAGCCGCGCGTCAAGGGCCGGCCGGCCGGCTTCGAGGGCGTCGGCACGATTGTCGCCGGCGGCGACGAGCCCTATGCCAAAAGCCTTGTCGGCAAGCGCGTCGCCTTCGCCACCGGGCTCAGCAACTGGGGCTCGTGGGCTGAATATGCCGTTGCCGAAGCGGCGGCCTGCATTCCGCTGCTCGACACGGTGCGCGACGAAGACGGCGCGGCGATGATCGTCAATCCGATCACCGCGATCGCCATGTTCGACATCGTCAAGCAGGAGGGCGAAAAGGCCTTCATCATGACCGCCGGCGCCAGCCAGCTCGGCAAGCTGATCATCGGCTTGGCCAAGGAGGAAGGGTTCCGGCCTATCGTCACCGTGCGCCGCGATGAGCAGATCGCGCCGCTGAAGGAGATCGGCGCTGCCCATGTGCTCAACGAGAAGGCGCCGGATTTCGAGGCCACGCTGCGCGAGGTCATGAAGGCGGAACAGCCGCGCATCTTCCTCGATGCGGTCACCGGGCCGCTGGCTTCGGCCATCTTCAGCGCGATGCCGAAACGGGCGCGCTGGATCATCTACGGCAAGCTCGACCCGGACGCCACCATCATCCGCGAGCCTGGCCAGCTGATCTTCCAGCACAAGCACATAGAGGGTTTCTGGCTGAGCGAATGGATGCGGCAATTCAAGGATCGCCGGGGTCCGGCTATCCTGGAAGCGCAGAGGCGTTTTTCCGACGGGCGCTGGTCGACCGATGTGACGGCCGTCGTGCCGCTTGCCGAGGCCATCGCGCGGGTGCCGGCCGAACTCGCCAAGCCCAACGGCAAGGTTTTCATCCGGCCTTGA
- a CDS encoding glycosyltransferase family 87 protein: protein MTMSKPVFDRLGFGLWIGAFLIVLVLVLWSPHTRTVWQAYIDGSEALLARQPLYNTQSEMGYLYAPAFAALYVPMVKLGPHLGGLVWHSIGFGVLTFAAMRQVRKLGGGELPWLLSFGLFLALPMALGAIRNGQATILLTGACWLLTLSALEGRRAETFFWASVAIIAKPTAIIMLLLVGALRLRLIPVLVLAVLFVLALPYAFVPASYLNEQYRVFGGMLTSMAVDNTSHFVPTDFTAPFTRIGLPIPEFGATIIRIVMALFTLSFVIWFDRRLERGRADLAIFLTATFYMCVFNPRVEPNTYAMIAVPAGLAIALLWREERGGVLASVLSLALFLTGLTGVERHIQEFTYPWFRPIAVTLVAGSLIWWFWAKAQGKVTRDKVMNERPVAHG, encoded by the coding sequence ATGACGATGTCCAAGCCGGTTTTCGACCGTTTGGGGTTTGGCCTGTGGATCGGGGCGTTCCTGATCGTTCTTGTCCTGGTCCTGTGGTCTCCCCACACGCGGACGGTCTGGCAAGCCTATATCGATGGCAGCGAGGCGCTACTGGCCCGCCAGCCGCTCTACAACACCCAGTCCGAGATGGGGTATCTCTACGCGCCGGCCTTTGCCGCGCTCTATGTTCCGATGGTGAAGCTCGGTCCGCATCTGGGCGGCTTGGTGTGGCATAGTATCGGCTTCGGGGTGCTGACCTTTGCCGCGATGCGGCAGGTGCGCAAGCTCGGCGGCGGTGAATTGCCTTGGCTGCTTTCCTTCGGGCTGTTCCTGGCCCTGCCGATGGCGCTGGGGGCGATCCGCAATGGCCAGGCGACGATCCTGTTGACCGGCGCCTGCTGGCTGCTCACCTTGTCGGCGCTCGAAGGGCGGCGTGCCGAAACCTTCTTCTGGGCCTCCGTCGCTATCATCGCCAAGCCGACCGCGATCATCATGCTTTTGCTGGTCGGCGCCCTGCGCCTGCGGCTGATACCGGTGCTGGTGCTGGCGGTGCTGTTCGTGCTCGCCTTGCCCTATGCGTTTGTTCCCGCAAGCTATCTCAACGAGCAATATCGTGTTTTTGGCGGGATGTTGACCTCGATGGCTGTCGACAACACCAGCCACTTTGTTCCCACCGACTTCACGGCGCCCTTCACCAGGATCGGACTGCCCATCCCGGAATTCGGCGCCACGATCATTCGCATCGTCATGGCCCTGTTCACGCTTTCATTCGTCATCTGGTTCGACCGCAGGCTCGAACGCGGAAGAGCTGATCTCGCCATCTTCCTGACGGCGACGTTCTACATGTGCGTCTTCAACCCGCGCGTCGAGCCCAACACCTATGCCATGATCGCCGTGCCTGCCGGTCTCGCTATCGCCTTGTTGTGGCGCGAGGAACGCGGCGGTGTCCTGGCTTCGGTGCTGTCGTTGGCGCTGTTCCTGACGGGGCTGACCGGGGTCGAGCGTCATATCCAGGAGTTCACGTACCCGTGGTTCCGGCCGATCGCGGTCACCCTCGTTGCCGGTTCCCTGATCTGGTGGTTCTGGGCCAAGGCGCAAGGCAAGGTGACGCGAGACAAGGTGATGAATGAAAGGCCTGTCGCACATGGCTGA